A single region of the Nicotiana sylvestris chromosome 6, ASM39365v2, whole genome shotgun sequence genome encodes:
- the LOC104235455 gene encoding ethylene receptor 1, which yields MGSLLRMNRLLSSIVDSCNCIIDPQLPADDLLMKYQYISDFFIALAYFSIPVELIYFVKKSAVFPYRWVLVQFGAFIVLCGATHLINLWTFNMHTRNVAIVMTTAKVLTALVSCITALMLVHIIPDLLSVKTRELFLKKKAAQLDREMGIIRTQEETGRHVRMLTHEIRSTLDRHTILKTTLVELGRTLALEECALWMPTRTGVELQLSYTLRHQNPVGLTVPIQLPVINQVFSTNRAVQISPNSPVAKLRPTGKYMPGEVVAVRVPLLHLSNFQINDWPELSTKRYALMVLMLPSDSARQWHVHELELVEVVADQVAVALSHAAILEESMRARDLLMEQNVALDLARREAEMAVRARNDFLAVMNHEMRTPMHAIIALSSLLQETDLTPEQRLMVETILKSSNLLATLINDVLDLSRLEDGSLQLDIVTFNLHALFGEVLNLIKPVASVKKLFVTLSLSADLPEYVIGDEQRLMQILLNIVGNAVKFSKEGSVSISAFAAKSDSLRDPRAPEFFAVASENHFYLRVQVKDTGIGINPQDIPNLFSKFTQSQALASTNSGGTGLGLAICKRFVNLMEGHIWIESEGLGKGSTAIFIIKLGIPGRSNESKLPFVAKLPANHMQMTFQGLKVLVMDDNGVSRMVTKGLLAHLGCDVTTVGSRDECLRVVTQEHKVVFMDVSMPGIDCYEVAVLIHERFGKRHGRPLIVALTGNTDRVTKENCMRVGMDGVILKPVSVDKMRSVLSELLEHGVVLES from the exons TTATCTTCCATCGTGGATTCATGTAACTGCATCATCGACCCACAATTGCCTGCTGATGACTTGCTAATGAAGTATCAGTACATATCTGATTTTTTCATAGCACTTGCTTATTTCTCCATTCCAGTGGAGTTGATATACTTCGTTAAGAAGTCTGCTGTTTTTCCATATAGATGGGTTCTTGTGCAGTTTGGTGCTTTCATAGTTCTTTGTGGAGCAACACATCTTATCAACTTATGGACATTTAATATGCATACAAGGAATGTGGCAATAGTAATGACTACTGCAAAGGTCTTGACTGCGCTGGTATCGTGTATAACTGCGCTCATGCTTGTCCACATCATTCCTGATTTATTAAGTGTCAAAACTAGGGAACTattcttgaaaaagaaagctGCACAGCTTGATCGTGAAATGGGTATTATTCGCACTCAAGAGGAGACTGGTAGACATGTTAGAATGCTAACTCATGAAATCCGAAGCACTCTTGATAGACATACTATTCTAAAGACTACATTGGTTGAGCTAGGAAGAACATTGGCCTTAGAAGAGTGTGCATTATGGATGCCAACACGTACTGGAGTAGAGCTTCAACTTTCTTACACTCTACGTCATCAAAATCCAGTTGGACTGACTGTACCTATACAACTTCCTGTAATCAACCAAGTTTTCAGTACAAACCGTGCCGTACAAATATCACCAAATTCTCCTGTTGCAAAACTTCGACCTACTGGGAAATACATGCCTGGTGAGGTGGTTGCTGTCAGGGTTCCGCTTCTGCATCTCTCAAACTTTCAGATTAATGATTGGCCTGAACTTTCAACAAAGCGCTATGCTTTAATGGTTTTGATGCTTCCTTCAGACAGTGCAAGACAATGGCATGTCCATGAGCTGGAACTTGTTGAAGTGGTAGCTGATCAG GTTGCTGTTGCTCTCTCACATGCTGCAATTTTAGAAGAATCGATGAGGGCTAGGGATCTTCTTATGGAGCAGAATGTGGCTCTTGATCTGGCAAGAAGAGAAGCTGAAATGGCTGTTCGTGCACGTAATGATTTCTTGGCTGTTATGAATCATGAAATGAGAACTCCCATGCATGCGATAATTGCACTTTCTTCGTTGCTGCAAGAAACTGATCTAACTCCGGAGCAACGTCTGATGGTTGAAACAATCCTCAAGAGCAGCAATCTTTTAGCGACACTGATCAATGATGTCTTGGATCTTTCAAGGCTAGAGGATGGAAGTCTTCAACTTGATATTGTCACTTTTAATCTTCATGCTCTATTCGGAGAG GTCCTTAACTTAATCAAGCCTGTTGCATCTGTGAAAAAGCTGTTCGTCACACTTAGTTTGTCTGCAGATTTGCCAGAATACGTAATTGGGGATGAACAACggttaatgcaaattctattaaACATCGTCGGCAATGCTGTAAAGTTCTCAAAGGAAGGCAGCGTGTCAATTTCTGCTTTTGCTGCAAAATCAGATTCTTTAAGAGATCCTAGGGCCCCCGAGTTTTTTGCTGTGGCTAGTGAAAATCACTTTTATTTACGTGTACAG GTAAAAGATACAGGGATAGGAATTAATCCCCAGGATATTCCCAACCTGTTTAGCAAGTTTACACAAAGCCAAGCGCTAGCATCTACAAATTCTGGTGGCACTGGGCTTGGCCTTGCAATTTGTAAGAG GTTTGTAAATCTTATGGAAGGACATATCTGGATTGAAAGTGAAGGTCTTGGCAAGGGGTCCACTGCTATATTTATCATTAAACTTGGCATTCCTGGACGCTCCAATGAATCTAAGCTCCCATTTGTGGCCAAATTGCCAGCAAATCACATGCAGATGACTTTTCAAGGACTAAAGGTTTTGGTTATGGATGATAATGG GGTTAGCAGGATGGTAACTAAAGGTCTGCTCGCGCACCTTGGATGTGATGTAACAACAGTTGGCTCACGTGATGAGTGCTTGAGAGTTGTTACTCAGGAACACAAGGTAGTGTTCATGGATGTTAGCATGCCAGGTATAGACTGTTATGAAGTTGCCGTACTGATTCATGAAAGGTTTGGGAAACGTCATGGCAGGCCACTTATTGTGGCGTTAACAGGGAACACGGACAGAGTAACTAAGGAAAACTGCATGAGAGTTGGTATGGATGGAGTTATTCTGAAACCTGTTTCAGTGGATAAAATGAGAAGTGTTTTATCTGAGCTTTTAGAGCATGGAGTTGTACTTGAATCTTAG